One window from the genome of Candidatus Caccoplasma merdavium encodes:
- a CDS encoding DEAD/DEAH box helicase, producing the protein MKTFEELGICPEILKAITELGYEQPMPVQEEVIPLLLNEKTDIVALAQTGTGKTAAFGLPIIQKTDLSTLSTQTLILSPTRELCLQIAGDLNDYSAHIEGLKVLPVYGGSSIESQIRTLKKGVHIIVATPGRLIDLINRGMVHLDQVRTVIMDEADEMLDMGFTDSINEILSQVPEERQMLLFSATMPADIARIAQQYMHAPREIVIGSKNEGAENVKHVYYLVHAKDKYLALKRIADYYPNIYGIIFCRTRLETQEIADALIKDGYNADSLHGDLSQQQRDAVMQKFRLHNLQLLVATDVAARGLDVDNLTHVINYGLPEDIETYTHRSGRTGRAGKTGTSIAIIHVKEKRRMRDIERIIGKKFEKGTIPTGKQICEKQLYNLIDRIEKVKVNEEEIATYLPVTLKRLSWLSTEDLVKRVVSLEFNRLIDYYADADELDIPDDNTPREAKTKERTHSRNRQATPGFTRLRINLGKADGFYPNTLIDMINRNVPGRVAIGKIDILPDFARFEIEEKESHRTLAMLKNLNFFGKRVQVSLDSATGKDEQENVEKTRIHRKKSEHEPSRPRRKGYAFDERKGKSHNYSGKKAHKNK; encoded by the coding sequence ATGAAGACTTTCGAAGAATTGGGCATTTGCCCCGAAATTCTCAAAGCCATTACCGAGCTCGGATATGAACAGCCCATGCCCGTGCAAGAAGAGGTCATACCGCTCCTGCTCAACGAGAAAACCGACATCGTAGCCCTCGCCCAAACAGGCACCGGCAAGACAGCCGCCTTCGGGCTGCCCATCATACAGAAGACCGACCTCTCGACCCTCTCGACCCAGACCCTCATTCTCAGCCCCACCCGCGAGCTCTGCCTGCAAATCGCCGGCGACCTCAACGACTACTCGGCCCACATCGAGGGGCTGAAAGTGCTCCCCGTCTACGGAGGTTCGAGCATCGAGAGCCAGATACGCACCCTGAAAAAAGGCGTGCACATCATCGTCGCCACCCCCGGTCGCCTCATCGACCTCATCAACCGCGGCATGGTGCACCTCGACCAGGTGCGCACCGTCATCATGGACGAAGCCGACGAGATGCTCGACATGGGATTTACCGACAGCATCAACGAGATACTCTCCCAAGTACCCGAAGAGCGCCAAATGCTGCTCTTCTCGGCCACCATGCCCGCCGACATCGCCCGCATCGCCCAGCAATACATGCACGCCCCCCGCGAAATAGTCATCGGCAGCAAAAACGAAGGCGCCGAAAACGTCAAACACGTCTATTACCTCGTCCACGCCAAAGACAAATACCTCGCACTGAAACGCATTGCCGACTACTACCCCAACATCTACGGCATCATCTTCTGCCGCACCCGCCTCGAAACCCAGGAAATCGCCGACGCCCTCATCAAGGACGGCTACAACGCCGACTCCCTGCACGGCGACCTCTCGCAACAACAACGCGACGCGGTGATGCAGAAGTTCCGCCTGCACAACCTGCAACTGCTCGTCGCCACCGACGTCGCCGCCCGGGGACTCGATGTCGACAACCTCACCCATGTCATCAACTACGGCCTGCCCGAAGACATCGAGACCTACACCCACCGCAGCGGACGCACCGGCCGGGCCGGCAAGACAGGCACCTCCATCGCCATCATACATGTGAAAGAGAAACGCCGCATGCGCGACATCGAACGCATCATCGGCAAAAAATTCGAAAAAGGCACCATACCCACCGGGAAACAGATTTGCGAAAAACAACTCTACAACCTCATCGACCGCATCGAGAAAGTAAAAGTCAATGAAGAAGAGATTGCCACCTACCTGCCCGTCACCCTCAAACGGCTCTCGTGGCTCTCGACCGAAGACCTCGTGAAACGAGTCGTCTCGCTCGAATTCAACCGTCTCATCGACTATTATGCCGATGCCGACGAACTCGACATACCCGACGACAACACGCCCCGCGAAGCGAAAACCAAAGAACGCACGCACAGCCGCAACCGGCAGGCCACCCCGGGATTCACCCGCCTGCGCATCAACCTGGGCAAAGCCGACGGCTTCTATCCCAACACGCTCATCGACATGATCAACCGCAACGTGCCCGGCCGGGTGGCCATCGGGAAAATCGACATTCTCCCCGACTTCGCCCGCTTCGAAATCGAAGAAAAAGAGTCACATCGCACCCTGGCCATGCTCAAAAACCTCAACTTTTTCGGCAAACGGGTGCAAGTATCCCTCGACTCCGCCACCGGCAAAGACGAGCAGGAAAATGTCGAGAAAACGCGCATTCATCGAAAAAAAAGCGAACACGAACCTTCCCGGCCCCGCCGCAAAGGCTATGCCTTCGACGAGAGAAAAGGAAAAAGCCACAACTATTCAGGAAAGAAAGCGCACAAAAATAAGTAA
- a CDS encoding GH3 auxin-responsive promoter family protein, with the protein MRSPSIFNLYFVRRQHAHDRYAVAGDTIQKEQLHYLLHSARNTEIGKRYDFAGMKSYADFASRLPVIDYEGLKPYVDRMLHGENNLIWPSRIKWFAKSSGTTNDKSKFIPVSDECLKRCHYQGGFDVVATYFRNYPHNKLFFGKSLILGGSHAINPLSPGISCGDLSAILLQNTSTLVNCMRAPKLKIALMSEWEAKIKAIVKDTMHRNIVSLSGVPSWMMTLIKQILLEKGVQNLTEVWPNLEVFFHGGISFEPYRQYYKELIPTDAMHYVETYNASEGFFGIQNDPARHDMLLMLDLGVFFEFIPLNELEKENPRILPLWEIEEGGNYALVISSTNGLWRYIIGDTVKITSTRPVKFTISGRTKHFINAFGEELMVANAEKGMAKACEMTGSKVLNYSAAPVFMSDKSRGHHQWLIEFEKAPADLEAFADILDKALQEVNSDYEAKRYKGIFLDRLEIVKARPHLFDDWLREKGKLGGQHKIPRLSNTRDLIESMLKMNH; encoded by the coding sequence ATGCGATCACCTTCGATATTCAATCTTTACTTCGTTCGCAGGCAGCACGCCCACGACCGCTACGCGGTTGCCGGCGATACCATACAGAAGGAGCAACTGCACTACCTGTTGCACTCGGCACGAAACACCGAAATCGGCAAACGCTACGATTTCGCCGGCATGAAAAGTTATGCCGACTTCGCCTCTCGCCTCCCCGTCATCGACTACGAGGGCCTGAAACCCTACGTCGACCGCATGCTCCACGGCGAGAACAACCTGATATGGCCCTCGCGGATAAAATGGTTTGCCAAGTCGTCGGGCACCACCAACGACAAGAGCAAATTCATTCCCGTAAGCGATGAATGTCTCAAACGGTGCCACTACCAGGGAGGATTCGACGTCGTAGCAACCTACTTCCGCAACTACCCCCACAACAAGCTCTTCTTCGGGAAAAGCCTCATCTTGGGCGGCAGCCACGCCATCAACCCCCTGTCGCCGGGCATCTCCTGCGGCGACCTCTCGGCCATACTGCTGCAAAACACCAGCACGCTGGTCAACTGCATGCGTGCCCCCAAACTCAAAATCGCCCTCATGAGCGAATGGGAAGCCAAGATAAAAGCCATCGTCAAAGACACGATGCACCGCAATATCGTGAGCCTCTCGGGCGTACCATCGTGGATGATGACCCTCATCAAGCAAATCTTGCTGGAAAAAGGCGTCCAAAACCTCACCGAAGTATGGCCCAACCTCGAAGTCTTTTTCCACGGAGGCATCAGTTTCGAGCCCTACCGGCAATACTACAAAGAGCTGATACCCACAGACGCCATGCACTATGTCGAGACCTACAACGCCTCCGAAGGATTCTTCGGCATACAGAACGACCCCGCCCGACACGACATGCTGCTCATGCTCGACCTGGGCGTGTTCTTCGAATTTATCCCTTTGAACGAACTCGAAAAAGAAAATCCCCGCATACTCCCGTTGTGGGAAATCGAAGAGGGCGGCAACTATGCCCTCGTCATCTCATCGACCAACGGCCTGTGGCGGTACATCATCGGCGACACGGTAAAAATCACCTCGACACGCCCGGTAAAATTCACCATCTCGGGACGCACCAAACACTTCATCAACGCATTCGGCGAAGAGTTGATGGTCGCCAACGCCGAAAAAGGAATGGCAAAAGCCTGCGAGATGACCGGCAGCAAAGTACTCAATTACAGCGCCGCCCCGGTATTCATGTCAGACAAGAGCCGCGGACACCACCAGTGGCTCATCGAGTTTGAAAAGGCTCCCGCCGACCTCGAAGCCTTCGCCGACATACTCGACAAGGCCCTGCAAGAGGTAAACTCGGACTACGAAGCCAAACGCTACAAAGGCATCTTCCTCGACCGCCTCGAAATCGTCAAAGCAAGACCCCACCTCTTCGACGACTGGTTGCGCGAAAAAGGAAAGCTGGGCGGACAACACAAGATACCCCGCCTGAGCAACACCCGCGACCTCATCGAAAGCATGTTGAAAATGAATCATTAA
- the metG gene encoding methionine--tRNA ligase, with product MEKNYKRILVTTALPYANGPVHIGHLAGVYVPADIYTRYQRLKGRDVILIGGSDEHGVPITLKARKEGVTPQDIVDRYHNIIKKSFEEFGISFDIYSRTTSDIHEKMASDFFRTLYDKGVFIEKESEQYYDEEAGQFLADRYITGTCPHCKNEHAYGDQCEACGTSLNATDLINPKSTISGSRPVLRKTKHWYLPLDRYEGFLREWILEGHKEWKPNVYGQCKSWLDMGLQPRAVSRDLDWGVPVPVEGAEGKVLYVWFDAPIGYISNTKELLPDTWERYWKDPETKLVHFIGKDNIVFHCIVFPVMLKAEGSYILPENVPANEFLNLEGDKISTSRNWAVWLHEYLEEFPGKQDVLRYVLTANAPETKDNDFTWKDFQARNNNELVAILGNFINRSLVLTHKYFEGKVPACGELTDYDRDTLREFSDVKARLESSIENYRFRDALKEAMNLARIGNKYLADTEPWKLAKSDMPRVATILNLALQISANLAIAFEPFLPFSAAKIRTMLGLSTIDWDMLGHTDILAVGTQLAQPELLFEKIDDSVIDAQIKKLHDTKIANEKANHVTEPIAPTIEFDDFTKLDIRVGKVLECQKVPKADKLLQFKIDDGLGGRTIVSGIAKHYRPEELVGKQVCFIANLAPRKLKGIESQGMILSAEDADGRLVVITPQDDVTAGSCVK from the coding sequence ATGGAAAAAAATTACAAACGAATACTCGTCACTACGGCATTACCTTATGCCAACGGCCCGGTACACATCGGACACCTGGCCGGCGTGTATGTACCCGCCGACATCTATACCCGCTACCAACGGCTCAAAGGCCGCGACGTCATTCTCATCGGAGGCTCCGACGAGCACGGCGTGCCCATCACCCTCAAAGCCCGCAAAGAAGGCGTTACGCCCCAAGATATAGTAGACCGTTACCACAACATCATCAAAAAATCGTTCGAGGAATTTGGCATCTCCTTCGACATCTATTCACGCACGACATCGGACATTCACGAGAAAATGGCGTCGGACTTCTTCCGCACCCTCTACGACAAAGGCGTCTTCATCGAGAAAGAGAGCGAACAATATTACGACGAAGAGGCCGGACAGTTCCTCGCCGACCGCTACATCACCGGCACCTGCCCCCACTGCAAGAACGAACATGCCTACGGCGACCAATGCGAAGCCTGCGGCACATCGCTCAATGCCACCGACCTCATCAACCCCAAGTCGACCATCAGCGGAAGCCGTCCCGTGCTGCGCAAGACCAAACACTGGTACCTCCCCCTCGACCGTTACGAGGGCTTCCTGCGGGAATGGATTCTCGAAGGCCACAAAGAGTGGAAACCCAACGTCTACGGACAATGCAAGTCGTGGCTCGACATGGGCCTGCAACCCCGCGCCGTGAGCCGTGACCTCGACTGGGGCGTACCCGTACCCGTCGAAGGAGCCGAAGGCAAAGTGCTCTATGTGTGGTTCGACGCCCCCATCGGATACATCTCCAACACCAAAGAACTGCTGCCCGACACCTGGGAACGCTACTGGAAAGACCCCGAAACCAAACTCGTGCATTTCATCGGGAAAGACAACATCGTGTTCCACTGCATCGTATTCCCCGTCATGCTCAAAGCCGAAGGCAGCTATATCCTGCCCGAAAACGTGCCGGCCAACGAATTCCTCAACCTCGAAGGCGACAAGATTTCGACCTCGCGCAACTGGGCCGTGTGGTTGCACGAATACCTCGAAGAGTTCCCCGGCAAACAGGACGTGCTGCGTTACGTCCTCACGGCCAACGCCCCCGAGACCAAAGACAACGACTTCACCTGGAAAGACTTCCAGGCCCGCAACAACAACGAGCTCGTGGCCATACTGGGTAACTTCATCAACCGCTCCCTGGTGCTCACCCACAAATATTTCGAAGGGAAAGTACCCGCCTGCGGAGAACTCACCGACTATGACCGCGACACGCTGCGCGAATTTTCCGACGTGAAGGCCCGCCTCGAAAGCAGCATCGAAAACTACCGCTTCCGCGACGCGCTGAAAGAGGCCATGAACCTCGCCCGCATCGGCAACAAATACCTCGCCGATACCGAGCCTTGGAAACTCGCCAAGAGCGACATGCCCCGTGTGGCAACGATACTCAATCTCGCCTTGCAAATCTCGGCCAACCTGGCCATCGCCTTCGAGCCCTTCCTGCCCTTCTCGGCCGCCAAGATACGCACGATGCTGGGATTGTCGACCATCGACTGGGACATGCTGGGACACACCGACATTCTTGCCGTCGGCACCCAACTGGCACAACCCGAGCTGCTCTTCGAGAAAATCGACGACAGCGTCATCGACGCCCAAATCAAAAAACTTCACGACACCAAAATCGCCAACGAAAAGGCCAACCATGTGACCGAACCCATCGCCCCGACCATCGAATTCGACGACTTCACCAAACTCGACATTCGCGTGGGCAAGGTGCTCGAATGCCAAAAGGTTCCCAAAGCCGACAAGCTCCTGCAATTCAAAATCGACGACGGACTGGGTGGCCGCACCATCGTATCGGGCATCGCCAAGCATTACCGTCCCGAGGAACTCGTGGGCAAACAGGTGTGCTTCATCGCCAACCTCGCCCCCCGCAAGCTCAAAGGCATCGAGTCGCAGGGTATGATACTCTCGGCCGAAGATGCCGACGGCCGCCTCGTGGTCATCACACCGCAAGACGACGTAACGGCCGGTTCGTGCGTAAAATAA
- a CDS encoding lipopolysaccharide biosynthesis protein, producing MPDSLKKRTLNALVWSFIDKCGQQLLYFVSGIILANLLTPEDYGQIGVLTLFITLSGILVDSGFGSALIRKKNATEADYSTIFYFNLAVSLVFYLILFAAAPYIADFFEIPSLTLVARILFLSILFQGCGLIQQVRLTKHIAFTHLARINIAAILFGSTAAIIYAWQGGGVWALVVQQLLITLLRAILLWVYGHWRPRARFSLQSIREFLSYSSQLIGTGVLNAIYNNIYPMLIGKGYSTASVGFYTQAHRFQEIPSSLVATIFRSVAFPVLSTINDDADRMIRIFGKYIRTISFFIFPVMALFIVIAEPLVLVLLSEKWAASIPYLQRLCIAGAFSPFIILYYDLFNTIGRSDINLKTEIVKKILLTAGILLCFGKGIIALIWLWVAYTLASLLASMLLGQSFTAYRAARFVCDITPCLLLSAVAGVAAWGVFLLCPTLLLRLIAPLLTFTVVYLLCTYLARVEIWKEFFKWKEERRNPKAS from the coding sequence ATGCCCGACTCCCTCAAAAAAAGAACCCTCAATGCCCTCGTTTGGAGTTTCATCGACAAATGCGGGCAACAACTGCTCTATTTTGTCTCGGGCATTATCCTCGCCAATCTCCTCACCCCCGAAGATTACGGCCAAATAGGCGTCCTCACGCTCTTTATCACCCTCTCGGGCATCTTGGTCGACAGCGGGTTCGGTTCGGCCCTCATTCGCAAAAAAAACGCCACTGAGGCCGATTACAGCACGATATTCTACTTCAATCTGGCCGTCAGCCTCGTCTTCTACCTTATCCTCTTCGCGGCCGCCCCATACATCGCCGACTTCTTCGAGATACCCTCCCTCACGCTCGTCGCCCGCATACTGTTCCTGTCGATACTCTTCCAAGGGTGCGGACTCATACAGCAGGTGCGGCTCACCAAGCACATCGCCTTCACCCATCTGGCCCGCATCAACATCGCAGCCATACTGTTCGGTTCGACGGCCGCCATCATCTACGCCTGGCAAGGTGGCGGCGTGTGGGCCCTGGTCGTGCAGCAACTGCTCATCACCCTGCTCCGCGCCATACTGCTGTGGGTCTACGGGCACTGGCGTCCCCGGGCGCGGTTCAGCCTCCAATCGATACGCGAATTTCTCTCTTACAGCAGCCAGCTCATCGGCACCGGCGTGCTCAACGCCATTTACAACAACATCTACCCCATGCTCATCGGCAAAGGATACAGCACGGCATCGGTAGGCTTTTACACGCAGGCGCACCGGTTCCAGGAGATACCTTCGTCGCTCGTGGCCACGATTTTCCGCAGCGTGGCATTCCCGGTGCTCTCGACCATCAACGACGACGCCGACCGCATGATACGCATCTTCGGCAAATACATTCGCACGATTTCCTTCTTCATCTTCCCGGTGATGGCACTCTTTATCGTCATCGCCGAACCCCTCGTGCTGGTATTGCTCTCGGAAAAATGGGCAGCCTCCATACCCTACCTGCAACGCCTGTGCATAGCCGGAGCCTTCTCTCCGTTTATCATTCTCTACTACGACCTGTTCAACACGATAGGCCGCTCCGACATCAACCTGAAAACAGAAATCGTGAAGAAAATCCTCCTCACGGCCGGTATACTCCTCTGCTTCGGCAAAGGCATCATCGCCCTCATCTGGCTGTGGGTGGCCTACACGCTGGCCTCCCTGCTGGCCTCGATGCTGCTGGGGCAGTCGTTTACCGCCTACCGCGCCGCACGTTTCGTGTGCGACATCACGCCGTGCCTCCTGTTGTCGGCCGTGGCGGGCGTCGCAGCGTGGGGCGTGTTTCTTCTGTGCCCGACACTCCTTCTGCGACTCATCGCCCCCCTGCTCACCTTCACCGTCGTCTACCTGCTGTGCACCTATCTGGCACGCGTCGAGATATGGAAAGAGTTCTTCAAGTGGAAAGAAGAACGCCGCAACCCGAAAGCATCATGA
- a CDS encoding glycosyltransferase, producing the protein METPLFSIITITFNAESTLRPTLESVAAQTYKGYEYLIIDGASRDATVELARQYPCVSHIVSEPDRGLYDAMNKGIAAANGEYLIFLNAGDSLYAPDTLQKIADFIGENRPDIIYGETAIVDSERRFISMRRLKAPEKLTWKSFRMGMLVCHQAFIARRRLAPTYDLTYRFSGDFDWCIRCMKKADSIVNTHLTLINYLNEGVTTRNHKASLKERYHIMVKYYGRIPVMLLHLWFAVRYYTTRLLGRQV; encoded by the coding sequence ATGGAAACACCGCTTTTTTCGATTATCACGATTACCTTCAACGCCGAATCGACACTAAGGCCCACCCTCGAATCGGTAGCCGCCCAAACCTACAAAGGCTATGAATATCTCATCATCGACGGGGCTTCCCGCGATGCAACGGTAGAACTTGCCCGGCAATACCCCTGCGTGTCGCACATCGTGAGCGAACCCGACCGCGGCCTCTACGACGCCATGAACAAAGGCATTGCCGCGGCCAACGGCGAATACCTCATCTTTCTCAACGCGGGCGACAGCCTCTATGCACCCGATACGCTGCAAAAGATAGCCGATTTCATCGGAGAAAACCGTCCCGACATCATTTACGGCGAGACGGCCATCGTCGACAGCGAGCGGCGTTTTATCTCGATGAGAAGGCTGAAAGCGCCCGAAAAACTCACCTGGAAAAGTTTCCGCATGGGAATGCTGGTATGCCACCAAGCCTTCATCGCACGCCGCCGGCTGGCTCCGACCTACGACCTTACCTACCGCTTCTCGGGCGACTTCGACTGGTGCATTCGCTGCATGAAAAAAGCCGACTCGATTGTCAACACGCATCTCACCCTCATCAACTACCTCAACGAAGGGGTCACCACGCGCAACCACAAAGCCTCGCTCAAAGAGCGCTATCACATCATGGTGAAATATTACGGCCGCATACCGGTCATGCTGCTGCACCTGTGGTTTGCCGTGCGCTACTACACCACCCGCCTGCTGGGTCGACAGGTATAG
- a CDS encoding DNA alkylation repair protein, translating to MNAREYTLSPAAARARGALFAQASAEYAVTAARFFKTGRGDYGEGDCFIGVRVPDVRKTAKHFFRELTPAEVLPLLTDPVHECRLLALLLWVQQFARGDEACREAIVALYLAHTDCINNWDLVDLSAYEIVGAYLLPRDRSLLDRLAGSTSLWEQRIAIVSTWAFIRRGEFDDTLRLADRLLTHPHDLIQKAVGWMLREVGKRDKKRLESFLESRCRCMPRTMLRYAVERFSPEERARYMRRG from the coding sequence ATGAATGCGCGAGAATACACCCTTTCACCGGCAGCTGCCCGGGCGCGTGGGGCTCTCTTTGCCCAGGCTTCGGCCGAATATGCCGTGACGGCTGCCCGCTTTTTCAAGACCGGCCGGGGCGACTACGGCGAGGGTGACTGTTTTATCGGGGTGCGGGTGCCCGACGTGCGCAAGACGGCCAAGCACTTCTTTCGGGAGCTGACGCCTGCCGAGGTATTGCCGTTGCTTACCGATCCCGTGCATGAATGCCGCCTGTTGGCACTGCTTCTTTGGGTGCAGCAGTTTGCCCGGGGCGACGAGGCTTGCCGCGAGGCGATTGTCGCGCTTTATCTGGCTCACACCGATTGTATCAATAATTGGGATTTGGTCGACTTGTCGGCCTATGAAATCGTGGGTGCCTATCTGCTGCCGCGCGACCGTTCGTTGCTCGACCGGCTGGCCGGCAGCACTTCGCTGTGGGAACAGCGCATTGCCATCGTTTCGACGTGGGCGTTTATCCGTCGCGGCGAGTTCGACGACACGCTGCGGCTGGCCGACCGGCTGCTTACTCACCCGCACGACCTCATACAGAAGGCCGTGGGCTGGATGCTCCGTGAGGTGGGAAAACGCGATAAAAAACGGTTGGAATCTTTCTTGGAGAGCCGTTGCCGTTGCATGCCCCGCACCATGTTGCGTTATGCCGTGGAGCGTTTCTCGCCCGAGGAGCGGGCCCGTTATATGCGGCGCGGTTGA
- a CDS encoding dihydrofolate reductase has translation MEKKKVLVTYNMWRDGYAELMQKYDVTFPPDGVESFTYDEVLRVIADYDALQSMYDFPVDRRLMDAAPKLKIVSNYAVGYDNIDIPYATLKGIQVTNTPDPVTEPTADQAMGLLLAASRRISELDRRLRIPGSVKVELLANLGHSLYGATLGIVGMGRIGRALARRARAAGMKIVYHNRHRLSPEVERQYEATYLPFDELLRTSDVVSLNAPHNADTYHLIDAEALRKMKSTAILINTARGPLVDERALAEALRTGVIWAAGLDVFEHGNYPIPELTCLDNVVMTPHTGTQTVEIRHEMAAHVSRNIIHFFEGGPIDKVNLI, from the coding sequence ATGGAAAAGAAAAAAGTCTTGGTTACCTACAATATGTGGCGCGACGGTTATGCCGAACTCATGCAGAAATACGATGTGACTTTCCCGCCCGACGGGGTCGAGTCGTTTACCTACGACGAGGTGTTGCGGGTGATTGCCGACTACGATGCCTTGCAGTCGATGTATGACTTTCCCGTCGACCGTCGGCTCATGGACGCTGCTCCGAAACTGAAAATCGTCTCGAACTATGCCGTGGGCTACGACAATATCGACATTCCTTACGCCACCCTCAAAGGCATACAGGTTACCAACACGCCCGACCCCGTGACCGAGCCTACCGCCGACCAGGCCATGGGGCTCCTCCTGGCCGCCAGCCGGCGCATCTCGGAGCTCGACCGCCGCTTGCGCATTCCCGGCTCGGTGAAGGTGGAGTTGCTGGCCAATCTCGGCCATTCGCTCTACGGTGCCACGCTGGGTATCGTGGGCATGGGACGCATAGGCCGCGCGCTGGCACGTCGGGCACGGGCGGCCGGCATGAAGATTGTCTATCACAACCGGCACCGTCTCTCTCCCGAGGTCGAGCGGCAGTATGAGGCCACTTATCTGCCCTTCGACGAGTTGTTGCGCACGTCCGATGTCGTCTCGCTCAATGCGCCCCACAATGCCGATACCTATCATCTCATCGATGCCGAGGCCCTGCGTAAGATGAAGTCAACCGCCATTCTCATCAACACCGCGCGGGGACCCTTGGTCGACGAGCGGGCTTTGGCCGAGGCGTTGCGCACCGGGGTGATATGGGCTGCCGGTCTCGATGTCTTCGAGCACGGCAACTATCCCATTCCCGAGCTTACCTGCCTCGACAATGTGGTGATGACGCCGCACACCGGTACGCAGACCGTCGAGATACGCCACGAAATGGCGGCGCATGTCTCGCGCAACATTATCCATTTTTTCGAGGGTGGCCCCATCGACAAGGTCAATCTGATATAA
- a CDS encoding spore maturation protein has product MVLNYIWIFFFLTAFAVAVVQSLFFGNLDIWSEIMNSTFTSAKTAFEISLGLTGVLSLWLGLMKIGERGGVIAIFSRWISPLFTRLFPDLPRNHPAFGSIFMNISANMLGLDNAATPLGLKAMKEMQEINPQKETASNPMLMFLVLNTTGLTIVPLGVMVYRAQMGAANPSDIFLPILIATYCSTLVGLIAVCLKQHINLLDKVILGTIGGLTLLIGGLLYFFAQLPPEKVSLYSGFGANCLLFTIIIGFLVAGIRKKINVYDAFIEGAKEGFKTAVTIIPYLVAILVAIAVFRASGAMDFLIAGITRGVEALGINSDFVGALPTALMKPLSGSGARGMMVDAMATYGADSFIGRVASTIQGSTDTTFYILAVYFGSVGIRNTRYAAGYGLLADLAGIIAAITVSYIFFH; this is encoded by the coding sequence ATGGTTCTCAACTACATCTGGATATTTTTCTTCCTCACGGCATTTGCCGTTGCCGTGGTGCAAAGCCTCTTCTTTGGGAATCTCGACATTTGGAGCGAAATCATGAACTCGACCTTCACGTCGGCCAAGACCGCCTTCGAAATTTCCCTGGGACTTACCGGGGTGCTGTCGTTGTGGCTGGGGCTGATGAAAATTGGCGAGCGCGGCGGCGTCATCGCCATCTTCTCGCGATGGATAAGCCCCCTCTTCACCCGGCTCTTCCCCGACCTGCCCCGCAACCACCCCGCCTTCGGCTCGATATTCATGAACATCTCGGCCAACATGCTGGGGCTCGACAACGCGGCCACGCCGCTGGGGCTGAAAGCCATGAAGGAGATGCAAGAGATAAACCCGCAGAAAGAGACGGCCAGCAACCCCATGCTCATGTTTCTGGTGCTCAACACGACAGGGCTCACCATCGTCCCGCTCGGCGTGATGGTGTACCGCGCCCAGATGGGAGCCGCCAACCCCTCCGACATCTTCCTGCCCATTCTCATCGCCACCTATTGCTCGACCCTCGTGGGGCTCATCGCCGTGTGCCTGAAACAGCACATCAACCTGCTCGACAAAGTGATACTCGGCACCATCGGCGGCCTCACCCTCCTCATCGGCGGACTGCTCTACTTCTTTGCCCAACTGCCCCCCGAGAAAGTGTCGCTCTACTCGGGATTCGGCGCCAACTGCCTGCTGTTTACCATCATCATCGGATTTCTGGTGGCCGGCATACGCAAAAAGATAAACGTCTACGACGCCTTCATCGAAGGCGCCAAAGAGGGATTCAAGACAGCCGTCACCATCATACCTTACCTGGTGGCCATACTGGTGGCCATTGCCGTGTTCCGCGCCTCGGGCGCCATGGACTTTCTCATCGCCGGCATCACCCGGGGCGTAGAGGCCCTGGGCATCAACTCCGACTTCGTGGGAGCACTGCCCACCGCCCTGATGAAACCCCTCAGCGGCAGCGGCGCCCGCGGCATGATGGTCGATGCCATGGCCACCTACGGCGCCGATTCGTTCATTGGCCGCGTCGCCTCGACAATACAGGGCTCGACCGACACGACATTCTATATCCTGGCCGTCTACTTCGGCAGCGTGGGCATACGCAACACGCGCTACGCCGCCGGCTACGGCCTGCTCGCCGACCTGGCCGGCATCATCGCCGCCATCACCGTGTCGTACATCTTCTTCCACTGA